A window of Dromiciops gliroides isolate mDroGli1 chromosome X, mDroGli1.pri, whole genome shotgun sequence contains these coding sequences:
- the CLDN2 gene encoding claudin-2, with amino-acid sequence MASLGLQLLGYILGLTGLVGTLVAMLLPSWRTGSYVGASIVTAVGFSKGLWMECATQSTGITQCDIYSTLLGLPADIQAAQGLMIASSAISSLACIISVVGMRCTVFCKDSPAKDRVAVLGGILFLLGGLLGFIPVVWNLHGILRDFHSPLVPDSMKFEIGEALYLGIISSLFSMVAGIILCFSCSARGGGRSAYYGSYQAQPLATTASPRPGQTVKGKSEFNSYSLTGYV; translated from the coding sequence ATGGCGTCTCTGGGCCTCCAGCTGCTGGGTTACATCCTGGGCCTCACGGGGCTGGTGGGCACCCTGGTCGCCATGCTTCTCCCCAGCTGGAGAACGGGCTCCTACGTGGGCGCCAGCATCGTCACAGCTGTCGGCTTCTCCAAGGGGCTCTGGATGGAGTGTGCCACGCAGAGCACCGGCATCACCCAGTGTGATATCTACAGCACCCTGCTGGGGCTGCCTGCAGACATCCAAGCTGCTCAAGGTCTCATGATAGCTTCCAGCGCCATCTCCTCTCTGGCCTGCATCATCTCAGTGGTGGGCATGAGGTGCACTGTCTTCTGCAAGGATTCCCCGGCCAAAGACAGGGTTGCCGTGCTGGGCGGCATCTTGTTCCTCCTGGGAGGCCTACTAGGGTTCATCCCCGTCGTCTGGAACCTCCACGGGATCCTCCGCGACTTCCACTCACCGCTCGTGCCCGACAGCATGAAGTTTGAGATCGGAGAGGCTCTCTACCTTGGCAtcatctcctccctcttctccatgGTGGCTGGCATCATCCTCTGCTTCTCTTGCTCAGCCCGGGGGGGAGGCCGCTCTGCCTACTATGGCAGTTATCAAGCTCAGCCGTTAGCCACCACAGCCTCCCCTCGGCCAGGCCAGACCGTAAAGGGCAAAAGTGAGTTCAACTCTTACAGCCTCACAGGGTATGTGTAA